The Arachis ipaensis cultivar K30076 chromosome B05, Araip1.1, whole genome shotgun sequence nucleotide sequence GTGTGGTTGGATCATTCAAATCCTCATTGGGTGAGTTGGAACAAGATGCGCTAACGGCTAGCTACGACGCCAAGGTGGCCAGCGACGGACCAACCACTTGTGATAGAGCCTTGGCAGCCGAAAACATCAACAATCCTTCCATTGCTAATCTCAACAAAGATGTCTTGTTCCTAAGCAGCCTCTCTTTCTTCGCCGTCAGCAAGCTCCCTGTGCCATAAAGTACTTTCTTTAGGCTGTGTTTGCGAGTTGGAATTTCAGATACTGAAATCAAAACTCGCAAACACAACCTTGATATGATGTGGTAATTGTGATTGTGGGATGGAAAAACCTTTTAGAGTAGTTAACAAAGTTTGTGTGCAATATGAAGTGacacaaaataaagaacaatagtcatatgtatatatatatgtatatataaacatGGTTTTTATGTAGCCATTGAGTTTTATATTTCATTTACTCTTTTCTTTTGTCTGTTTTTGTTGAATTGCAGAGGAAAGTGTTATTGTTTTCATGATTAGTTAAGGCAAACATAAACGTTAATATCATTTAGAAATCCTAATTGCTAGTTCTTGTAGTAGATGCATGTGTATATCATAATAAGGTGATTAAGAAAATAATGGATTTTATGGCTTAACAAGGTGGTAACAAAGGAAAGGATGAATTCTTTAGCTTATATTAATGCAGACTGTTAAAAGGTGGAAAAATCATAGAGGAGAAATTGAATAATTAAAATgatcatttttttttaatataattatataatctCTTCAAAGGATTTGCTTGATTCTCTACTAAGTATTAACTTCAAATTTAGAAATATCATTCAGCTTTTCACATAAGAAAAAGTATAAGTAACtaacaatattttttaacaatgtgtgaacaatgtgaattaatagagttaaaacagtaaattaattttaaatttaattagtagcattaaattaggatgtaatgtatttttatttaattggtaATTGTTCATATTGTTACACTCCCCTTCACATAAACAATCACTCGCTTCTCTCAGTTTTTTTCTCATAGTTTTGAACTGTGTTATTAAAACAATACAAAAAGAATAAATATTAGTTGTTACTAAAATATTTGTGTAAAAATAATTTCTTCACAAAATTAGTATTTAAAGAAGGATATTGTAAAAATAATTAGGATGATATCCATGAGCCAAACCCTTTtattatgtttaaaaaaaaaaacacactttTTATTAGCATATGTAATTTTTAAGgatttgattatttttatatGTCTATAGTAGTAATTACACAATTTCTGGAATATTCTAAAAAACCAATTTTGTTTGTGAATGGTAAGAGACTAGTTCCACAGAACTCATTTTGGAGCCCTAGCTTCCGCCATTGTAGCCGTCGTTTCTTTCTCTACACGTTTCCCTCTTTTACTTGCAAAAAATCGTGCCTTTCCTTGTGGCACTGCATTCATTATCCCTTCTTTGATAAACCCACAATCCAATTTCACCTCCCTCTTAGCTCAATTAGGGGTCACGTAACCCTAAAATTCCCATTCCCTCTGACGAAAAATCTAAGCTCTTGCGGTTCATCGCGTCGTTTGTTATTAAGCTATGGTAACTTCATCTTCTTTCCTCTTCCATTCGATTTTATTATCTGATTTTCTATTGGGATAGAGCAGTAAGGGAATTTTTTATTTTCCATggtgttaaatttgatttttttttgttttgttttgttctcTATTTTGGAACGTTCTAGGTTTTCCCATAGGTTTTTGCTGTATAATTTCAATCGGGTATGCATATTTTAAGAGGATGTTTCTGATGTATTGTTGGCCAACCTAGAATGATTCTAAAGGAACAACCTGGTGATAGGAGAATTTTCATTGATCGTTGTGTTTGTTGGTATCATATAGCCTTGAACATTTGATGTCTTTAATATGGTGTGATTTGCCTTTAGGTTTATCTCAGTTTGTTTTGGGTATCTAGGGTAACTTTGTGAT carries:
- the LOC107644955 gene encoding uncharacterized protein LOC107644955 isoform X1 — encoded protein: MSIVVITQFLEYSKKPILFVNGKRLVPQNSFWSPSFRHCSRRFFLYTFPSFTCKKSCLSLWHCIHYPFFDKPTIQFHLPLSSIRGHVTLKFPFPLTKNLSSCGSSRRLLLSYDASKNGVAQEAIQNTIRRASKAMSEQEARQILGVTEETPWEEIVRKYDTLFENNAKNGSFYLQSKVHRAKECLEAVHQSKGQGPQASSSTPS